One part of the Schistocerca piceifrons isolate TAMUIC-IGC-003096 chromosome 2, iqSchPice1.1, whole genome shotgun sequence genome encodes these proteins:
- the LOC124776949 gene encoding barrier-to-autointegration factor, with translation MSSTSQKHRNFVAEPMGNKPVTDLAGIGEVLGGRFEKLGFDKAYVVLGQFLVLKKNKEFFIDWMKDSIGANQKQATDCYQCLSDWCDEFL, from the exons ATGTCGAGTACGTCacagaaacatagaaatttcgttgCTGAGCCTATGGGCAACAAGCCGGTGACCGACTTGGCAGGAATCGGCGAAGTCCTAGGCGGCAGATTTGAGAAACTCGGATTTGATAAA GCATATGTTGTGTTGGGACAGTTTTTAGTTCTCAAGAAGAATAAGGAATTCTTTATTGACTGGATGAAAGATTCAATTGGTGCAAATCAAAAACAGGCAACTGATTGTTACCAGTGTCTGTCGGATTGGTGTGATGAATTTttgtga